The following are from one region of the Yoonia sp. R2331 genome:
- a CDS encoding VWA domain-containing protein, whose product MLKLPDLALPDDPKLAQNILHFGRALRRAGLPVGPGHVLAAVQAVAAAGFTEKRDFYWALHASLVTKRAHSQVFAQLFRLYWRDPQFMEQMMSHLLPMVRGVSEERQAEAAEKRAAQALLDGLAPEPPGAPQEDDGTEIEIDARHTASARERLKTLDFEQMSVAEMQAAKRVLAGLRLPVKPLQSRRTEALSGPLADWRGTLRATMRNGGEVTAFATKRRRAHYPNLVVLCDISGSMSQYSRAVLHFVHGVANRQGQGWAQVHAFTFGTRLTNITRHLRTRDVDAALAAAGAEALDWEGGTRIGACLHDFNRDWSRRVMGQGAVVLLITDGLDRDHSADLSREMKRLSLTSRQVIWLNPLLRWDGFAPKAQGIAAMLPHVTSFRAGHNIASLEGLAEALTRPEDGGEKARLMALIG is encoded by the coding sequence GTGTTGAAACTCCCCGATTTGGCTTTGCCGGACGACCCGAAACTGGCGCAAAACATCCTGCACTTTGGACGTGCGTTGCGCCGCGCTGGCCTGCCGGTTGGGCCGGGTCATGTTCTGGCCGCGGTACAGGCGGTGGCGGCAGCAGGGTTTACTGAAAAGCGCGATTTCTATTGGGCGCTGCATGCGTCATTGGTGACAAAACGCGCGCATTCTCAGGTGTTTGCGCAACTTTTCCGGCTTTATTGGCGTGATCCGCAGTTCATGGAGCAGATGATGTCGCACCTCTTGCCAATGGTGCGTGGCGTCAGCGAGGAACGTCAGGCAGAGGCAGCAGAAAAACGTGCTGCACAGGCGTTGTTGGATGGGCTGGCGCCAGAACCGCCAGGCGCGCCACAAGAGGATGATGGCACCGAGATCGAGATTGATGCCCGGCACACGGCGTCCGCTCGGGAACGCCTGAAAACGCTGGACTTTGAGCAGATGTCGGTGGCCGAAATGCAGGCCGCTAAGCGGGTGTTGGCGGGGTTGCGTCTGCCGGTCAAGCCGTTGCAAAGCCGTAGGACAGAGGCGCTGTCGGGGCCATTGGCGGATTGGCGCGGAACGCTGCGTGCGACGATGAGGAACGGCGGGGAAGTCACTGCTTTTGCAACAAAAAGGCGACGCGCGCATTACCCAAATCTAGTCGTTTTGTGCGACATTTCGGGATCAATGTCGCAGTATAGCCGGGCGGTTTTGCACTTTGTGCATGGGGTCGCGAACCGGCAGGGTCAGGGCTGGGCGCAGGTGCATGCGTTTACCTTTGGCACACGGCTGACCAACATTACGCGACATCTGCGCACACGTGATGTGGACGCAGCCCTTGCGGCGGCCGGGGCCGAGGCGCTGGATTGGGAAGGCGGGACCCGGATCGGTGCTTGCCTGCACGATTTCAACCGTGATTGGTCACGCCGGGTGATGGGTCAAGGCGCAGTGGTTTTGCTGATTACCGACGGGCTTGACCGTGACCACAGCGCGGATTTGAGCAGGGAAATGAAGCGGTTAAGCCTGACATCGCGGCAGGTGATCTGGCTGAACCCGCTGTTGCGGTGGGACGGATTTGCGCCCAAAGCCCAAGGGATCGCGGCGATGTTGCCGCATGTCACCAGCTTTCGTGCGGGCCACAACATTGCGTCGCTGGAAGGGCTGGCGGAGGCGCTGACCCGGCCCGAGGATGGCGGCGAAAAGGCGCGCCTGATGGCGTTGATCGGTTAA
- a CDS encoding AAA family ATPase — MAFDTIDAVQDALAGQDYVCGRALAVVMFLGLKLNRPVFLEGEAGTGKTEIAKAVAAALGRRLIRLQCYEGLDAASAVYEWNYAEQMIAIRTAEAAGGADRNALKSELFGEDFLIARPLLEAMRPQPGGAPVLLIDEIDRTDAPFEAFLLEALSDYQVTIPELGTITAPEPPIVILTSNRTREVHDALKRRCLYHWVDYPDFDRELDILAARVPDAKMKLSREVIAFVQKLRSEDLFKLPGVAETIDWAKCLLALDVIDLSPAVIADTLGALLKYQDDIQKLQGSEAARLLDAARADLSG; from the coding sequence ATGGCGTTTGACACGATAGACGCAGTGCAAGACGCATTGGCAGGGCAGGACTATGTCTGCGGCCGGGCGCTGGCAGTGGTGATGTTTTTGGGGCTGAAGCTGAACCGGCCAGTGTTTCTGGAAGGTGAGGCCGGGACCGGCAAGACCGAGATCGCCAAGGCCGTGGCCGCAGCCCTTGGGCGCCGCTTGATCCGGCTACAATGCTACGAAGGGCTGGATGCGGCATCTGCCGTGTACGAGTGGAATTACGCAGAGCAGATGATTGCCATTCGCACCGCCGAAGCGGCAGGAGGTGCTGACCGTAACGCCCTGAAATCAGAGCTTTTTGGCGAAGACTTCCTGATCGCGCGTCCCTTGCTGGAGGCGATGCGCCCGCAGCCCGGCGGCGCGCCGGTGCTGCTGATCGATGAGATTGACCGCACCGATGCGCCGTTCGAGGCGTTCTTGCTGGAAGCGCTGAGCGACTATCAGGTCACGATCCCCGAATTGGGCACGATCACCGCCCCTGAACCGCCCATCGTGATCCTGACCAGCAACCGCACGCGCGAGGTGCACGATGCGCTAAAACGTCGGTGTCTATACCATTGGGTCGACTATCCCGACTTTGACCGAGAGCTTGACATTCTGGCGGCCCGCGTGCCCGATGCCAAGATGAAGTTAAGCCGGGAAGTCATTGCATTTGTGCAAAAATTGCGGAGTGAGGACCTGTTCAAGTTACCGGGCGTAGCCGAAACGATCGACTGGGCGAAATGCCTGCTGGCGTTGGATGTGATTGACCTGTCGCCTGCGGTGATCGCCGACACGCTGGGCGCGCTCTTGAAGTATCAGGACGACATTCAAAAGCTGCAAGGCTCTGAAGCGGCGCGTCTTCTTGACGCGGCCCGCGCCGATCTTTCCGGATGA
- a CDS encoding acyl-CoA dehydrogenase, producing MNHSSSISAAGFGPDLGPFDWADPFRLEDQLSEDERMLRDAARTFAQDRLQPGVTDAYRHAVTAPEIFADMGAAGLLGSTIPEDFGGLGANYVTYGLIAREIERVDSGYRSMMSVQSSLVMYPIHAYGSDAQRQKYLPGLAAGTLIGCFGLTEPDAGSDPAGMKTTAKKTADGYVLNGSKMWISNAPIADVFVVWAKSDAHDGKIRGFVLDKGMPGLSAPKIDGKLSLRASITGEIVMKDVAVSEDAILPDVQGLKGPFGCLNRARFGIAWGVMGAAEACWHAARQYGLDRKQFGRPLAQTQLFQKKLADMQTEIALGLQGALQVGRLMDQGAAAPEMISLMKRNNCGKALEIARQARDMHGGNGIAEDFQVMRHMVNLETVNTYEGTHDVHALILGRAQTGLQAFF from the coding sequence ATGAACCATTCCAGCTCGATCTCTGCCGCAGGTTTTGGCCCAGATCTTGGCCCCTTTGACTGGGCCGATCCTTTCCGGCTTGAAGATCAATTGTCAGAGGACGAGCGGATGCTGCGTGACGCCGCCCGCACCTTTGCGCAAGACCGGCTGCAACCCGGTGTGACGGACGCCTACCGCCATGCGGTTACTGCGCCAGAGATATTCGCTGACATGGGGGCTGCGGGCCTGTTGGGCAGCACCATCCCCGAAGACTTTGGCGGGCTGGGTGCCAATTACGTCACCTATGGCCTGATCGCGCGCGAAATTGAGCGTGTGGATAGCGGTTACCGGTCGATGATGTCGGTGCAGTCCTCGCTCGTGATGTACCCGATTCATGCCTATGGGTCCGACGCGCAGCGTCAGAAATATCTGCCCGGTTTGGCCGCTGGCACCTTGATCGGCTGTTTTGGCCTGACAGAGCCTGACGCGGGCAGTGATCCTGCTGGCATGAAAACCACCGCCAAGAAAACCGCTGATGGCTATGTGCTCAACGGGTCCAAAATGTGGATTTCCAATGCGCCGATTGCAGATGTCTTTGTGGTCTGGGCCAAATCTGACGCCCATGACGGCAAGATCCGCGGCTTTGTGCTGGACAAGGGCATGCCGGGCCTCTCTGCCCCTAAGATCGACGGCAAACTCAGCTTGCGCGCCTCGATCACCGGCGAGATTGTGATGAAAGATGTGGCCGTATCCGAAGATGCGATCCTGCCAGATGTGCAGGGCCTCAAGGGGCCGTTTGGCTGCCTGAACCGGGCGCGGTTCGGGATTGCGTGGGGGGTCATGGGCGCGGCAGAGGCCTGCTGGCACGCGGCCCGGCAATATGGTCTGGACCGCAAACAGTTTGGCAGGCCACTGGCGCAGACCCAGCTTTTCCAAAAGAAACTTGCCGATATGCAGACCGAAATCGCCCTTGGTCTGCAAGGGGCTTTGCAAGTGGGTCGCCTGATGGATCAAGGCGCCGCCGCACCCGAAATGATCAGCCTGATGAAACGCAACAACTGCGGCAAAGCGCTTGAAATTGCGCGCCAAGCGCGCGACATGCACGGCGGCAATGGCATCGCTGAGGACTTTCAGGTGATGCGCCATATGGTTAACCTTGAGACCGTGAATACCTATGAAGGCACCCATGATGTGCATGCCCTGATTTTGGGCCGCGCACAGACCGGGTTGCAGGCGTTTTTCTAA
- the pyrC gene encoding dihydroorotase translates to MTDKQITSLTIRRPDDWHLHLRDGAMLQAVLPESARHFGRAIIMPNLVPPVVTGAQANAYRDRIMAALPAGADFAPLMTLYLTEETDPNDVAAAHAAGIATAVKLYPAGATTNSSSGVRDFDKVRPVLDRMAEIGMPLCVHGEVTNHSVDIFDREAVFIDKVLKPIRKKNPDLRIVMEHVTTQDAVDYVRDTPKNTAATITTHHLIINRNNILAGGIRPHFYCLPVAKREQHRVALVQAAVSGDKRFFLGTDSAPHTDPLKLQPCGCAGIFTAPNTMSCLAEVFEAAGALKKLEAFTSLNGPAFYRLPANDATITLTKGDPVTYPDHIDTADGPVTIFDPGFPLHWRVADQ, encoded by the coding sequence ATGACCGACAAACAGATCACATCCCTGACAATCCGCCGCCCAGATGATTGGCACCTGCACCTGCGCGACGGTGCCATGCTGCAAGCGGTGCTGCCGGAATCGGCCCGCCACTTTGGACGTGCCATCATCATGCCCAATCTGGTGCCGCCCGTTGTGACAGGCGCGCAGGCCAACGCCTACCGCGACCGGATCATGGCCGCTCTGCCCGCCGGTGCCGACTTTGCGCCGCTGATGACGCTCTACCTGACCGAAGAGACGGACCCCAACGATGTGGCCGCTGCCCATGCCGCGGGCATCGCCACCGCGGTAAAGCTTTACCCCGCAGGGGCCACCACCAACTCATCCTCGGGTGTGCGCGACTTTGACAAGGTGCGCCCGGTGCTGGATCGCATGGCCGAGATCGGTATGCCGCTTTGCGTGCATGGCGAGGTGACGAACCACAGCGTCGATATCTTTGACCGCGAGGCGGTGTTCATCGACAAGGTGCTCAAACCGATCCGCAAGAAAAACCCTGATCTGCGTATCGTGATGGAACACGTAACCACACAGGACGCGGTTGACTACGTCCGCGACACGCCCAAGAACACCGCCGCCACGATCACAACGCACCACTTGATCATCAACCGCAACAACATCCTTGCCGGTGGCATCCGTCCGCATTTCTATTGCCTGCCCGTGGCCAAACGCGAACAGCATCGCGTGGCATTGGTGCAGGCCGCTGTGTCGGGCGACAAACGGTTCTTCCTGGGCACCGACAGCGCCCCCCATACCGACCCGCTGAAACTGCAGCCCTGCGGTTGCGCAGGTATCTTCACCGCGCCCAATACGATGTCCTGTTTGGCCGAAGTGTTCGAAGCCGCCGGTGCGCTGAAAAAGCTCGAGGCATTCACCTCCCTCAACGGACCCGCCTTCTATCGCCTGCCTGCCAATGACGCGACAATCACCCTAACCAAGGGCGACCCTGTCACCTATCCTGACCACATCGACACCGCTGACGGTCCCGTCACGATCTTTGATCCTGGCTTTCCGTTGCATTGGCGGGTCGCGGACCAGTAG
- a CDS encoding MarR family winged helix-turn-helix transcriptional regulator, whose translation MNDDNNTATEVFGFFTEIGIINQLATALLAKSLPDGVHPSHFSILNHLVRMGDGKPPVRIASAMQVTKNTMTHSLQVLQDRGYITVKPDPDDGRGKQVYLTDAGRNFREQAIARATDAIGNIVGADQLAIMRRTRADLKEMRKHLDQHR comes from the coding sequence GTGAACGACGACAACAATACAGCGACCGAAGTGTTTGGGTTTTTCACCGAAATTGGGATCATCAATCAGCTTGCAACCGCGTTGCTGGCCAAGAGCTTGCCTGATGGTGTTCATCCCTCACACTTTTCGATCCTCAACCATTTGGTACGCATGGGCGACGGAAAACCGCCTGTGCGTATTGCATCTGCGATGCAGGTGACAAAGAACACGATGACGCATTCGCTTCAGGTGCTACAGGATCGCGGCTACATCACGGTAAAGCCCGATCCCGATGACGGGCGTGGGAAGCAGGTGTACCTGACAGATGCAGGCCGCAATTTTCGCGAACAGGCTATTGCGCGTGCGACCGACGCGATCGGTAACATTGTTGGGGCGGATCAATTGGCGATTATGCGCCGGACGCGTGCAGACCTTAAAGAGATGCGAAAACATCTCGATCAACATCGGTGA
- a CDS encoding twin-arginine translocation pathway signal protein, producing the protein MKRRNFLKLAGGGVVLAAGGLGAFVTTRTPTQALAPWSRVGTYDDPRKNALSYAILAPNPHNRQPWIVDLQGDDELMLYFDTDKQLPHTDPFDRQLTIGLGCFLALLKMAANADGYDVAVTLFPDGEDAAGLDDRPIARITFEQATPVVDPLFTHVMHRRSNKEPYDVSRAVPVVALARITAVGQQTQLGGSVSPDDIAFWRELTTQALVTEIETPHTYKESVDLMRIGKAEVNANPDGIDFSGAVFEALAFAGVMEREALLDTSSTGFREGLKVVTENTKTAMGHVWMVTPGNSRRDQIAAGADWLRINLACTAEGLGFQPLSQALQEYPEMTELYTKTHARLARDGETVQMLARIGYGPDVPVSPRWPIEAKIGMV; encoded by the coding sequence ATGAAACGAAGAAACTTTTTGAAGCTTGCCGGGGGCGGTGTTGTTTTGGCGGCTGGGGGATTGGGTGCCTTTGTCACCACGCGGACGCCAACGCAGGCGCTGGCGCCGTGGTCGCGTGTCGGAACCTATGACGATCCGCGAAAGAATGCGCTTTCGTATGCAATTCTTGCCCCGAACCCACATAACCGCCAGCCGTGGATTGTGGACCTTCAGGGTGATGATGAACTGATGCTGTATTTCGACACGGACAAGCAGCTGCCGCATACGGATCCTTTTGATCGGCAACTGACCATCGGGCTTGGGTGCTTTCTTGCACTGTTGAAGATGGCCGCCAACGCAGATGGCTATGATGTCGCCGTCACCTTGTTTCCAGACGGCGAAGATGCGGCAGGACTAGACGACAGGCCGATTGCCCGCATCACATTTGAACAAGCGACTCCGGTTGTTGATCCGCTTTTCACCCATGTGATGCACCGGCGTTCTAACAAGGAACCCTACGATGTCTCGCGTGCTGTTCCGGTCGTGGCGTTGGCCCGGATCACTGCGGTTGGCCAGCAAACGCAACTTGGCGGGTCTGTCAGCCCCGATGACATCGCGTTCTGGCGAGAGCTGACAACACAGGCACTGGTGACCGAGATTGAAACCCCGCACACCTACAAGGAAAGCGTTGATCTGATGAGGATCGGCAAGGCCGAAGTGAACGCGAACCCCGATGGCATTGATTTCAGCGGTGCCGTGTTCGAGGCGCTTGCTTTTGCCGGGGTCATGGAGCGAGAGGCCTTACTTGACACATCCTCCACCGGATTTCGGGAGGGTTTGAAAGTGGTGACTGAAAACACCAAGACGGCAATGGGCCATGTTTGGATGGTGACGCCGGGCAACTCGCGCCGCGATCAGATTGCGGCTGGTGCTGATTGGTTGCGCATCAATTTGGCGTGTACCGCCGAAGGTTTGGGGTTCCAGCCGCTTAGTCAGGCGCTTCAGGAATATCCCGAAATGACCGAACTTTACACCAAAACACATGCGCGGTTGGCGCGGGATGGCGAAACTGTTCAAATGCTGGCGCGGATCGGCTACGGTCCGGACGTTCCGGTCAGCCCGCGCTGGCCGATAGAGGCCAAGATTGGAATGGTGTGA
- a CDS encoding orotate phosphoribosyltransferase, producing MIPSSFPTKDEIARLTAAMLLEIDAISFNADEPFTHASGKQAPTYVDCRKLISYPRIRSTLMDFLTVTIMREAGFEAFDNIAGGETAGIPFSALVAERMALPMTYVRKKPKGYGKNARIEGTMTEGQRVLLVEDLTTDGGSKLSFVDAIRDTGASCAATAVIFYYGIFEGVEKALTDHGVQLIHLCTWWDVLAVAKDTNAYDAKTLSAVEAYLENPTIWKPGDTL from the coding sequence ATGATCCCTTCCAGCTTTCCCACCAAAGACGAAATCGCCCGCCTCACCGCCGCCATGCTGCTGGAAATCGACGCGATCAGCTTTAACGCCGATGAACCCTTTACCCATGCGTCGGGCAAACAAGCGCCCACTTATGTCGATTGTCGGAAGTTGATCAGCTATCCGCGCATTCGCTCCACTCTGATGGACTTTTTGACAGTTACCATCATGCGCGAGGCAGGGTTCGAAGCCTTCGACAATATCGCAGGCGGCGAAACCGCCGGCATCCCCTTCTCTGCCCTTGTCGCAGAACGCATGGCGCTCCCCATGACTTACGTGCGCAAAAAGCCTAAAGGCTATGGCAAGAACGCCCGTATCGAGGGTACCATGACCGAAGGCCAGCGCGTCTTGCTGGTAGAGGATCTGACCACCGATGGTGGCTCCAAGCTGTCGTTCGTGGACGCGATCCGCGACACAGGCGCCAGCTGCGCGGCCACCGCCGTGATCTTCTATTACGGGATTTTCGAGGGCGTGGAAAAGGCGCTCACCGACCACGGTGTGCAGCTTATTCACTTGTGCACATGGTGGGACGTGCTGGCCGTCGCCAAGGACACAAATGCCTATGACGCGAAAACCCTAAGCGCGGTAGAGGCTTACCTGGAAAACCCCACCATCTGGAAACCCGGCGACACGCTTTAA
- a CDS encoding replicative DNA helicase codes for MNEISTFNATGVEEADGDLMPHSIEAEQQLLGAILTNNDIFDRIANIIGPDHFYDPVHARIFDVAASRIAKNALASPVTLKTFLDDDEGLKELGGPAYLVRLAGAAISAFAAKDYAQMIYDLAIRRKLIEVGETIADKAKKVDISSEPAAQIVEAEQELYALAEQGTTESGFQSFLRAVTDAVNVANAAYQRDGGLAGVSTGLTDMDKKLGGLHKSDLLILAGRPSMGKTSLATNIAFNIAKAYKKGVLPDGTEGAVNGGVVGFYSLEMSAEQLAARILSEASEVPSEQIRRGDMTEVEFRRFVEAAKSLEACPLFIDDTPALPISQLAARARRLKRTHGLDVLMVDYLQLVRGTGRSENRVNEISEITMGLKAIAKELNIPVIALSQLSRQVESREDKRPQLSDLRESGSIEQDADVVMFVFREEYYVEREKPGDHEMEKMAEWQERMERLHGKAEVVIGKQRHGPIGTVELSFEGQFTRFGNLVKPWQQDDDREF; via the coding sequence ATGAACGAGATTTCGACATTTAACGCCACCGGCGTGGAAGAGGCTGACGGCGATCTGATGCCGCATTCGATTGAGGCCGAACAGCAGCTTTTGGGTGCCATTCTGACCAACAACGACATCTTTGACCGGATTGCCAATATCATCGGGCCAGATCATTTCTATGACCCCGTCCACGCCCGCATCTTTGACGTGGCCGCCAGCCGCATTGCCAAGAACGCGCTGGCCTCTCCGGTGACGCTCAAGACCTTCTTGGACGATGACGAGGGCCTGAAAGAACTCGGCGGCCCCGCCTATCTGGTGCGCCTTGCCGGTGCTGCGATCAGCGCCTTTGCGGCCAAGGACTATGCCCAAATGATCTATGATCTGGCCATCCGCAGGAAGCTGATCGAGGTGGGCGAAACCATCGCCGACAAAGCCAAAAAGGTCGACATTTCGTCCGAACCCGCCGCCCAGATCGTCGAGGCGGAACAGGAACTTTATGCACTGGCCGAACAGGGCACCACCGAAAGCGGGTTCCAGTCCTTCCTGCGCGCCGTCACCGATGCGGTTAACGTGGCCAATGCCGCCTACCAGCGCGACGGCGGCCTTGCAGGCGTCTCAACCGGCCTGACGGACATGGACAAAAAACTTGGCGGGTTGCACAAATCTGACCTGCTGATCCTTGCCGGTCGTCCGTCGATGGGGAAAACTTCGCTCGCTACCAACATCGCCTTCAACATCGCCAAGGCCTACAAAAAGGGTGTGCTGCCTGATGGCACCGAAGGTGCCGTAAATGGCGGTGTCGTCGGTTTCTATTCACTCGAGATGAGCGCCGAGCAGCTCGCCGCCCGGATCCTGTCAGAGGCATCAGAAGTGCCCAGCGAACAGATCCGGCGCGGCGATATGACCGAGGTCGAATTCCGCCGCTTTGTCGAAGCCGCCAAATCGCTCGAGGCCTGCCCGCTCTTCATCGACGACACACCTGCCCTGCCAATCAGCCAGTTGGCCGCGCGCGCCCGCCGCCTGAAACGGACCCACGGGCTTGATGTGCTGATGGTCGACTATCTGCAGCTTGTGCGCGGCACAGGTCGGTCGGAAAACCGGGTGAACGAAATCTCAGAAATCACCATGGGCCTCAAGGCGATTGCCAAGGAACTCAACATCCCCGTTATCGCGCTCTCGCAGCTTTCCCGTCAGGTCGAAAGCCGCGAAGACAAGCGCCCGCAGCTGTCTGACTTGCGCGAATCCGGTTCGATTGAGCAAGACGCCGACGTGGTCATGTTCGTGTTCCGCGAGGAATATTACGTCGAACGCGAAAAGCCCGGCGATCACGAGATGGAAAAGATGGCCGAGTGGCAGGAGCGCATGGAACGCCTGCACGGCAAGGCCGAGGTTGTGATCGGCAAACAGCGTCACGGTCCCATCGGCACGGTAGAGCTGTCCTTCGAAGGCCAATTCACCCGCTTCGGCAACCTGGTGAAGCCTTGGCAGCAAGACGACGACCGCGAGTTCTAG
- a CDS encoding DUF2478 domain-containing protein translates to MKIAYTMAAGKGDIDLLLDRVATRLAQQGMRCCGTVQINTECAAGPCDMDVRVLPDGPVLRISQNLGAASKGCRLDPSALETAVGLVGASLDADADVLVINKFGKHEADGRGFRDAIAKAIALDVPVIVGVSALNLDAFEAFAGPEIAKLDAASDAIIDWVEAVVRRECPVE, encoded by the coding sequence ATGAAAATCGCTTACACAATGGCCGCCGGGAAGGGCGATATCGATTTGCTTCTGGACCGCGTGGCAACACGCCTGGCCCAGCAGGGGATGAGGTGTTGCGGCACCGTGCAGATCAACACCGAATGCGCCGCTGGTCCCTGCGATATGGATGTGCGAGTTTTGCCCGATGGGCCGGTCTTGCGGATATCGCAGAACCTTGGTGCGGCGTCGAAAGGCTGCCGGTTGGACCCAAGCGCGCTTGAGACGGCTGTCGGTCTTGTGGGCGCGTCACTGGACGCAGACGCAGACGTTTTGGTGATCAATAAATTCGGTAAGCACGAGGCGGATGGACGTGGATTTCGGGACGCGATCGCAAAGGCGATTGCCCTTGATGTCCCTGTGATCGTTGGGGTCAGCGCACTCAACCTTGACGCTTTTGAAGCTTTTGCCGGTCCGGAAATCGCCAAACTAGATGCCGCGTCTGACGCGATCATTGATTGGGTTGAGGCCGTCGTGCGGCGGGAATGCCCTGTAGAATAG
- a CDS encoding carbonic anhydrase, producing MESHIVPANVVTGLDPGEVFVHRNVTHTADTNMLSAPEFAADALMVKEIIVCGHYGCGGAKSVTDAMPHCNPFDIKDKAL from the coding sequence ATGGAAAGCCACATCGTCCCTGCCAATGTTGTTACAGGCCTCGACCCAGGCGAGGTGTTCGTGCACCGCAATGTCACTCACACGGCCGATACGAACATGCTGTCCGCGCCGGAATTCGCAGCAGATGCGCTAATGGTCAAAGAGATCATTGTGTGCGGTCATTACGGATGTGGCGGCGCGAAGTCCGTCACCGATGCGATGCCACATTGCAACCCTTTTGACATCAAAGATAAAGCCCTATGA
- a CDS encoding peptidylprolyl isomerase translates to MNSALFPDLIVNGETVPHNVVASETQNHDAPAGKPGIAWRKAANAIAIRTLLLQEAQSRALDPERKELAPGKFETDEEAQIRGLLDIVVDPARPDDAAIYAEWQKDPGRYRAPSLWEVSHILCACDPRDQKAKQDARQRAGALIALVGNDAKRFAAVASRESDCGSKSSGGALGQLGPGDTVPEFEAILRALGEGEITPEPVLTRHGWHIVRMDAVALGAVLPFEVIKPKIAEAMEKVSWAQKAKDYVDELVATAEITGADLKPISPQRG, encoded by the coding sequence ATGAATTCAGCGCTTTTTCCTGATCTGATCGTCAACGGTGAAACGGTGCCGCACAATGTGGTGGCATCCGAAACCCAGAACCATGATGCCCCGGCTGGAAAGCCGGGCATCGCATGGCGCAAGGCGGCCAACGCCATCGCCATCCGGACCCTGCTGTTGCAAGAGGCGCAGTCGCGTGCCTTGGACCCCGAGCGCAAAGAGCTGGCACCGGGCAAGTTTGAGACCGATGAAGAGGCGCAGATCCGCGGCCTTCTTGATATCGTGGTTGACCCGGCCCGGCCAGACGATGCGGCGATCTATGCGGAATGGCAAAAGGACCCCGGACGTTATCGCGCGCCGTCCTTGTGGGAGGTATCCCACATCCTGTGCGCCTGCGATCCACGCGATCAAAAAGCCAAGCAAGACGCCCGGCAACGGGCAGGGGCCTTGATCGCGCTGGTGGGCAATGACGCCAAGCGCTTTGCTGCTGTCGCATCGCGCGAAAGCGATTGCGGGTCCAAGTCATCGGGCGGGGCATTGGGGCAGCTTGGCCCCGGTGATACCGTGCCCGAATTCGAGGCGATCCTGCGCGCCCTTGGTGAAGGCGAAATCACGCCCGAACCGGTGCTGACCCGTCATGGCTGGCACATTGTGCGCATGGATGCGGTGGCCCTTGGCGCAGTTCTTCCGTTCGAGGTGATCAAACCAAAGATCGCTGAGGCCATGGAAAAGGTATCCTGGGCGCAAAAGGCAAAGGATTATGTGGATGAACTTGTCGCAACCGCAGAGATCACTGGGGCGGACCTGAAACCTATATCGCCCCAGAGAGGATAG
- the narI gene encoding respiratory nitrate reductase subunit gamma, whose amino-acid sequence MFDNLDINFIIFGIMPYAALTILVIGCIARYDRDQYTWKSSSSQLLRREQLMWGSILFHVGIITIFFGHLVGLFTPVWVLDALGVPYALKQWMAVIIGGPAGIAALIGGTLLLHRRLTEPRIRATSSWMDITIMVLIWLQLAIGLLTITQTLQHMDGSEMVRFMSWSQSIVTWNINAWVTVVDVHWLYKLHVFLGLIITALFPFSRLVHLVSGFAAPVKYLSRPGFQVVRSRRQKALPKRDAPKSTPAE is encoded by the coding sequence ATGTTTGACAACCTAGATATCAACTTCATCATTTTCGGGATCATGCCATATGCGGCACTGACCATCTTGGTGATCGGTTGCATCGCGCGCTATGACCGCGATCAGTACACATGGAAAAGTTCGTCTAGTCAGCTTTTGCGGCGCGAGCAGCTGATGTGGGGGTCGATCCTGTTTCATGTGGGGATCATCACCATCTTCTTCGGGCATCTCGTGGGCCTGTTCACGCCTGTCTGGGTGCTGGATGCGCTTGGGGTGCCTTATGCGCTGAAACAATGGATGGCAGTGATCATCGGCGGCCCTGCGGGGATTGCCGCGCTGATCGGCGGCACCTTGCTGTTGCACCGCCGTCTGACAGAGCCGCGCATCCGTGCCACTTCCAGTTGGATGGACATCACCATCATGGTGCTGATCTGGTTGCAGTTGGCGATTGGTCTGCTGACCATCACCCAGACTTTGCAGCATATGGACGGCTCTGAGATGGTCCGCTTCATGAGCTGGTCACAGAGCATTGTGACCTGGAACATCAACGCCTGGGTGACTGTCGTTGACGTGCATTGGCTGTATAAGCTGCATGTTTTCCTTGGGCTGATCATCACCGCACTTTTCCCGTTCTCACGGCTTGTGCATCTGGTGTCAGGCTTTGCGGCTCCGGTGAAGTACCTGTCACGCCCCGGCTTTCAGGTGGTGCGGTCGCGTCGCCAGAAGGCGCTGCCCAAACGGGATGCCCCCAAATCCACACCGGCGGAGTAA